The following coding sequences lie in one Manis javanica isolate MJ-LG chromosome X, MJ_LKY, whole genome shotgun sequence genomic window:
- the FOXO4 gene encoding forkhead box protein O4 isoform X2: protein MDPGNKNSATGAAAIIDLDPDFEPQSRPRSCTWPLPRPELATEPPEPPEVEPGLGEKVHTEGRSEPILLPSRLPEPAGGPQPGILGAVTGPRKGGSRRNAWGNQSYAELISQAIESAPEKRLTLAQIYEWMVRTVPYFKDKGDSNSSAGWKNSIRHNLSLHSKFIKVHNESTGKSSWWMLNPEGGKSGKAPRRRAASMDSSSKLLRGRSKAPKKKPAVLPAPPEGATPISPVGHFAKWSGSPCSRNREEADVWTTFRPRSSSNASTVSTRLSPMRLESEVLAEEEIPASVSSYAGGVPPTLNEDLELLDGLNLTSPHSLLSRSSLSGFSLQHPGVTGPLHTYSTSLFSPAEGPLSAGEGCFSSSQSLEALLTSDTPPPPADVLMTQHHLQSWRVFLSLRPWGHLCSHPLLKLRAKTECLRILILTCIWRTWSVTWITSSVTSWMGVRDWTSTLSQIPKP, encoded by the exons ATGGATCCAGGGAATAAGAATTCAGCCACAGGGGCTGCCGCGATCATAGACCTCGATCCCGACTTCGAACCCCAGAGCCGTCCCCGCTCCTGCACCTGGCCCCTTCCCCGACCAGAGCTCGCTACAGAGCCTCCCGAGCCACCAGAGGTGGAGCCAGGTCTGGGAGAGAAGGTACACACGGAGGGGCGCTCAGAGCCTATCCTGTTGCCCTCGAGGCTCCCAGAGCCGGCAGGGGGCCCCCAGCCCGGGATCCTGGGGGCTGTAACAGGTCCTCGGAAGGGAGGCTCCCGCCGGAATGCCTGGGGAAATCAGTCATATGCAGAACTCATCAGCCAGGCCATTGAAAGCGCGCCTGAGAAGCGACTGACACTCGCCCAGATCTATGAGTGGATGGTCCGCACTGTGCCCTACTTCAAGGACAAGGGTGACAGCAACAGCTCAGCAGGATGGAAG AACTCGATCCGCCACAACCTGTCCCTGCACAGCAAGTTCATTAAGGTTCACAACGAGTCCACTGGCAAGAGCTCTTGGTGGATGCTGAACCCCGAGGGAGGCAAGAGCGGCAAGGCACCCCGCCGCCGGGCAGCCTCCATGGATAGCAGCAGCAAGCTGCTCCGGGGCCGCAGCAAGGCCCCCAAGAAGAAGCCAGCTGTGCTGCCAGCTCCACCCGAAGGTGCCACCCCGATAAGCCCCGTTGGCCACTTTGCCAAGTGGTCAGGCAGCCCTTGCTCTCGAAACCGTGAGGAAGCTGATGTGTGGACCACCTTCCGTCCACGAAGCAGTTCAAATGCTAGCACTGTCAGCACCCGGCTCTCCCCCATGAGGCTAGAGTCTGAGGTGCTGGCAGAGGAGGAAATACCAGCTTCAGTCAGCAGCTATGCAGGGGGTGTCCCTCCCACCCTAAACGAAGATCTTGAGCTGTTAGATGGGCTCAATCTCACATCTCCCCATTCTCTGCTATCTCGGAGTAGtctctctggcttctctttgCAGCATCCTGGGGTTACAGGCCCCCTACACACCTACAGCACCTCCCTCTTCAGCCCAGCAGAGGGGCCCCTGTCAGCAGGAGAAGGGTGCTTCTCAAGCTCCCAGTCTCTGGAGGCCCTGCTCACCTCTGATACACCACCACCCCCTGCTGATGTCCTCATGACCCAG CACCACCTCCAGTCATGGCGGGTATTCCTGTCCCTAAGACCCTGGGGACACCTGTGCTCACACCCCCTACTGAAGCTTCGAGCCAAGACAGAATGCCTCAGGATCTTGATCTTGACATGTATATGGAGAACCTGGAGTGTGACATGGATAACATCATCAGTGACCTCATGGATGGGGGTGAGGGACTGGACTTCAACTTTGAGCCAG ATCCCTAAGCCATGA
- the FOXO4 gene encoding forkhead box protein O4 isoform X1, giving the protein MDPGNKNSATGAAAIIDLDPDFEPQSRPRSCTWPLPRPELATEPPEPPEVEPGLGEKVHTEGRSEPILLPSRLPEPAGGPQPGILGAVTGPRKGGSRRNAWGNQSYAELISQAIESAPEKRLTLAQIYEWMVRTVPYFKDKGDSNSSAGWKNSIRHNLSLHSKFIKVHNESTGKSSWWMLNPEGGKSGKAPRRRAASMDSSSKLLRGRSKAPKKKPAVLPAPPEGATPISPVGHFAKWSGSPCSRNREEADVWTTFRPRSSSNASTVSTRLSPMRLESEVLAEEEIPASVSSYAGGVPPTLNEDLELLDGLNLTSPHSLLSRSSLSGFSLQHPGVTGPLHTYSTSLFSPAEGPLSAGEGCFSSSQSLEALLTSDTPPPPADVLMTQVDPILSQAPTLLLLGGMPSSSKLATGVGLCPKPLEAPGPSSLVPALSMIAPPPVMAGIPVPKTLGTPVLTPPTEASSQDRMPQDLDLDMYMENLECDMDNIISDLMDGGEGLDFNFEPDP; this is encoded by the exons ATGGATCCAGGGAATAAGAATTCAGCCACAGGGGCTGCCGCGATCATAGACCTCGATCCCGACTTCGAACCCCAGAGCCGTCCCCGCTCCTGCACCTGGCCCCTTCCCCGACCAGAGCTCGCTACAGAGCCTCCCGAGCCACCAGAGGTGGAGCCAGGTCTGGGAGAGAAGGTACACACGGAGGGGCGCTCAGAGCCTATCCTGTTGCCCTCGAGGCTCCCAGAGCCGGCAGGGGGCCCCCAGCCCGGGATCCTGGGGGCTGTAACAGGTCCTCGGAAGGGAGGCTCCCGCCGGAATGCCTGGGGAAATCAGTCATATGCAGAACTCATCAGCCAGGCCATTGAAAGCGCGCCTGAGAAGCGACTGACACTCGCCCAGATCTATGAGTGGATGGTCCGCACTGTGCCCTACTTCAAGGACAAGGGTGACAGCAACAGCTCAGCAGGATGGAAG AACTCGATCCGCCACAACCTGTCCCTGCACAGCAAGTTCATTAAGGTTCACAACGAGTCCACTGGCAAGAGCTCTTGGTGGATGCTGAACCCCGAGGGAGGCAAGAGCGGCAAGGCACCCCGCCGCCGGGCAGCCTCCATGGATAGCAGCAGCAAGCTGCTCCGGGGCCGCAGCAAGGCCCCCAAGAAGAAGCCAGCTGTGCTGCCAGCTCCACCCGAAGGTGCCACCCCGATAAGCCCCGTTGGCCACTTTGCCAAGTGGTCAGGCAGCCCTTGCTCTCGAAACCGTGAGGAAGCTGATGTGTGGACCACCTTCCGTCCACGAAGCAGTTCAAATGCTAGCACTGTCAGCACCCGGCTCTCCCCCATGAGGCTAGAGTCTGAGGTGCTGGCAGAGGAGGAAATACCAGCTTCAGTCAGCAGCTATGCAGGGGGTGTCCCTCCCACCCTAAACGAAGATCTTGAGCTGTTAGATGGGCTCAATCTCACATCTCCCCATTCTCTGCTATCTCGGAGTAGtctctctggcttctctttgCAGCATCCTGGGGTTACAGGCCCCCTACACACCTACAGCACCTCCCTCTTCAGCCCAGCAGAGGGGCCCCTGTCAGCAGGAGAAGGGTGCTTCTCAAGCTCCCAGTCTCTGGAGGCCCTGCTCACCTCTGATACACCACCACCCCCTGCTGATGTCCTCATGACCCAGGTAGATCCCATTCTGTCCCAGGCTCCGACACTTCTGTTGCTGGGGGGGATGCCTTCCTCCAGTAAGCTAGCCACAGGAGTTGGCCTGTGTCCCAAGCCCCTAGAGGCTCCAGGTCCCAGCAGTCTGGTTCCCGCTCTTTCTATGATAGCACCACCTCCAGTCATGGCGGGTATTCCTGTCCCTAAGACCCTGGGGACACCTGTGCTCACACCCCCTACTGAAGCTTCGAGCCAAGACAGAATGCCTCAGGATCTTGATCTTGACATGTATATGGAGAACCTGGAGTGTGACATGGATAACATCATCAGTGACCTCATGGATGGGGGTGAGGGACTGGACTTCAACTTTGAGCCAG ATCCCTAA
- the CXHXorf65 gene encoding uncharacterized protein CXorf65 homolog isoform X2 → MFIFIKHGDNQQFLVNTNCSVLLLLHYIHSKVALPKTDTIDLCDETGTMKMLFLMKTPGDYASKFLTTRSTYYVCKVECGKPDALHTQCDSLEKSRVKILRSQEAKKVTSVESSANVPMSQ, encoded by the exons ATGTTCATTTTCATCAAACATGGAG ATAATCAGCAGTTTTTGGTCAATACTAATTGCTCTGTACTCCTGTTGCTGCATTACATCCACAGTAAAGTGGCGTTGCCTAAAACAG ACACCATCGATTTGTGTGATGAAACGGGGACAATGAAGATGCTTTTTCTGATGAAGACCCCTGGAGACTATGCCAGCAAATTCCTTACAACTCGAAGCACCTACTATGTTTGTAAGGTGGAGTGTGGGAAACCAG ATGCCCTGCATACACAATGTGACTCACTGGAGAAGAGCCGAGTGAAAATACTTAGAAGCCAAGAAGCGAAGAAAGTCACTTCAGTTGAATCCTCTGCCAACGTCCCAATGTCCCAATAA
- the CXHXorf65 gene encoding uncharacterized protein CXorf65 homolog isoform X1, whose protein sequence is MFIFIKHGDNQQFLVNTNCSVLLLLHYIHSKVALPKTDTIDLCDETGTMKMLFLMKTPGDYASKFLTTRSTYYVCKVECGKPGTRLRNVYKAFVPLLKNPEPKLLDALHTQCDSLEKSRVKILRSQEAKKVTSVESSANVPMSQ, encoded by the exons ATGTTCATTTTCATCAAACATGGAG ATAATCAGCAGTTTTTGGTCAATACTAATTGCTCTGTACTCCTGTTGCTGCATTACATCCACAGTAAAGTGGCGTTGCCTAAAACAG ACACCATCGATTTGTGTGATGAAACGGGGACAATGAAGATGCTTTTTCTGATGAAGACCCCTGGAGACTATGCCAGCAAATTCCTTACAACTCGAAGCACCTACTATGTTTGTAAGGTGGAGTGTGGGAAACCAG GAACCCGACTCAGGAATGTCTACAAAGCTTTTGTGCCACTCCTGAAGAATCCAGAACCTAAGCTACTTG ATGCCCTGCATACACAATGTGACTCACTGGAGAAGAGCCGAGTGAAAATACTTAGAAGCCAAGAAGCGAAGAAAGTCACTTCAGTTGAATCCTCTGCCAACGTCCCAATGTCCCAATAA
- the IL2RG gene encoding cytokine receptor common subunit gamma produces MLKPPLPLRSLLFLQLLLLVVGLNAMLPTPIGNEDITADFFLTSRLPGTLSVPIRPLPEVQCFVFNVEYMNCTWNSSSEPQPTNLTLYYWYKNSDDDKVRECGHYLFSEEITSGCWLQKEEIHLYQTFVVQLQDPQEPKRQAIQMLKLQDLVIPWAPENLTLRNLSESQLELSWSNRYLDHCLEHLVQYRSDWDRSWTEQSVDYRHSFFLPSVDGQKLYTFRVRSRYNPLCGSAQHWSEWSRPIHWGSTTSKENPSLFALEAVLIPLSSMGLIIGLICVYCWLERAMPRIPTLKSLEDLVTEYHGNFSAWSGVSKGLAESLQPDYSERLCHVSEIPPK; encoded by the exons ATGTTGAAGCCACCATTGCCACTCAGATCCCTCTTATTCCTGCAGCTGCTTCTGCTGGTGGTGGGGCTGAACGCAATGCTCCCCACGCCCATTGGGAATGAAGACATCACAGCTG ATTTCTTCCTTACCTCTAGACTCCCTGGGACCCTCAGTGTTCCCATCCGGCCCCTCCCAGAGGTCCAGTGTTTTGTGTTCAATGTCGAGTACATGAATTGCACTTGGAACAGCAGCTCTGAGCCTCAGCCCACCAATTTGACTCTGTACTATTG GTACAAGAACTCAGATGATGATAAAGTTCGGGAGTGTGGCCACTATCTATTCTCTGAAGAGATAACTTCTGGCTGTTGGTTGCAAAAAGAGGAGATCCATCTCTACCAAACATTTGTTGTCCAGCTTCAGGACCCACAGGAACCCAAGAGGCAGGCCATACAGATGCTAAAACTGCAGGATCTGG TGATCCCCTGGGCTCCAGAGAATCTAACTCTTCGCAACCTGAGTGAATCCCAGCTAGAACTGAGCTGGAGCAACAGATACTTGGACCACTGTTTGGAGCACCTGGTGCAGTACCGGAGCGACTGGGACCGCAGCTGGACT GAACAATCAGTGGACTATAGGCATAGCTTCTTTCTGCCTAGCGTGGATGGGCAGAAACTGTACACGTTCCGGGTTCGGAGCCGCTATAACCCACTCTGTGGGAGTGCCCAGCATTGGAGTGAATGGAGCCGACCAATCCACTGGGGCAGCACTACTTCAAAGG AGAATCCTTCGTTGTTTGCATTGGAAGCTGTGCTTATCCCCCTTAGCTCCATGGGATTGATTATCGGCCTCATCTGTGTGTACTGCTGGCTGGAACG GGCCATGCCCCGAATTCCTACCCTCAAGAGCCTAGAGGATCTGGTTACTGAATACCACGGGAACTTTTCG GCCTGGAGTGGTGTGTCTAAAGGATTGGCGGAGAGTCTGCAGCCAGACTACAGTGAACGGCTATGTCACGTCAGTGAGATTCCCCCAAAATGA